A genome region from Populus alba chromosome 3, ASM523922v2, whole genome shotgun sequence includes the following:
- the LOC118062942 gene encoding histone-lysine N-methyltransferase, H3 lysine-9 specific SUVH6 has protein sequence MGFVDNLLQMESTRVVSSDKSGMCSMENGDVAPKFKRRRVSAVRDFPPGCGPLAVRIFKQNENFVAASKEKSCDGCLEKINRVETKGKEPIVSSHQVNGHGLVKQEPAGMLLPEAVGALNDVSVVGSVGASVVGEAVKALEHETADASENLCKVDVVAPVENFVQHNYPPRRRISAIRDFPPFCGPNAPLLNKVEAAKVLVVVQKKSLGQEKSGTEENPTKEMVKIVVKQMGSDVKDGDLNEIRLESASRMDDDKFRIEPDSSVNKAKVAEENRHERCIKSPREIILNQHDLNSMAVSKSVNMEVGGPEKNLGKDLTVYLEDKSSKRKLSDLYGSKNSTCKDKFEVLKLASGREVVQGLPAERNCPWRKGQMVHKPTMLAGDARESKGQKHNFIVLERSKSALKTKINELDKHRGIMKKISSPTIKVEGGVGQMTECNKEDYLENGEESDDFRSVARSHNFHVSLPPSCPTTSHGKGNGNDAVVTRNKVRETLRLFQAICRKLLHEDEANFKERGNTRRRVDLQASKILKEKGKYVNIGERIIGSVPGVEVGDEFIYRVELNIVGLHRQIQGGIDYMKQDGKLLATSIVSSGAYDDDTDNSDVLIYTGSGGNMMSGDKEPEDQKLERGNLALKNSMDAKNPVRVIRGDSKGADSVDARGRTYIYDGLYLVEKCWQEIGSHGKLVFKFKLVRIQGQPELAWNVVKKSKKFKVREGVCVDDISQGKEKIPICAVNTINDEKPPPFKYTTHMIYPHWCRRLPPKGCDCINGCSESRKCPCLEKNGGGIPYNYNGAIVEAKPLVYECGPSCKCSPKCYNRVSQHGIKFQLEIFKTESRGWGVRSLNSIPSGSFICEYAGELLEEKEAEQRTGNDEYLFDIGNQFNDNSLWDGLTTLMPEAQSDAVVEVQNSGFTIDAAQCGNLGRFINHSCSPNLYAQNVLYDHDDKRIPHIMFFAVENIPPLQELTYHYNYMIDQVFDSNGNIKKKSCHCGSPECTGRMY, from the coding sequence ATGGGGTTTGTGGACAATTTGCTGCAAATGGAGTCTACGAGGGTGGTATCTTCCGATAAATCTGGGATGTGCTCCATGGAAAATGGTGATGTTGCTCCCAAGTTCAAAAGGCGGAGAGTTTCTGCTGTCCGGGATTTCCCCCCTGGCTGTGGACCATTGGCTGTTcggatttttaaacaaaatgagAACTTTGTTGCAGCGAGCAAGGAGAAAAGTTGTGATGGctgtcttgaaaaaataaatcgtGTGGAAACCAAGGGAAAGGAGCCAATAGTTTCTTCTCATCAGGTGAATGGGCATGGATTGGTGAAGCAAGAGCCTGCAGGGATGTTGCTTCCAGAGGCTGTAGGTGCTTTGAATGATGTAAGTGTGGTTGGATCGGTAGGAGCTTCTGTTGTGGGTGAAGCAGTAAAAGCTTTAGAACATGAAACTGCTGATGCATCAGAGAATCTGTGTAAGGTGGACGTTGTTGCTCCAGTTGAAAATTTTGTCCAGCACAATTATCCTCCTCGGAGAAGAATCTCTGCTATCAGAGACTTCCCTCCATTTTGTGGACCTAATGCTCCGCTTCTTAACAAGGTAGAGGCTGCAAAAGTGCTGGTTGTTGTGCAGAAGAAGAGTTTGGGTCAAGAGAAATCTGGTACCGAAGAAAATCCAACAAAAGAAATGGTGAAGATTGTTGTGAAACAAATGGGTAGTGATGTTAAAGATGGAGATCTTAATGAAATTAGATTAGAAAGTGCTTCTAGGATGGATGATGATAAATTTAGAATTGAACCTGATTCCTCTGTGAATAAGGCGAAGGTGGCTGAAGAGAATAGACATGAAAGGTGCATCAAATCTCCTCGAGAAATCATTCTAAATCAGCATGACCTCAATTCCATGGCAGTCTCTAAATCAGTCAATATGGAAGTTGGTGGTCCAGAAAAGAATCTGGGTAAGGACCTTACAGTTTACTTGGAGGATAAAAGTTCCAAGAGAAAGCTTTCAGACCTATATGGTAGTAAGAATTCAACGTGTAAGGACAAGTTTGAGGTTTTGAAGCTTGCATCAGGTAGGGAAGTAGTGCAGGGTCTTCCGGCTGAACGGAATTGTCCATGGAGGAAGGGGCAGATGGTGCATAAGCCTACTATGTTGGCTGGTGATGCAAGAGAAAGCAAAGGTCAGAAACATAATTTCATAGTGCTCGAACGATCAAAATCTGCTTTGAAAACGAAGATAAATGAGTTAGACAAACATAGAGGAATTATGAAAAAGATCTCATCTCCCACTATAAAGGTGGAAGGGGGTGTGGGCCAAATGACTGAATGTAACAAAGAAGATTATCTAGAAAATGGTGAGGAATCCGATGATTTTCGTTCAGTTGCACGATCGCACAATTTTCATGTGAGCCTTCCTCCATCTTGTCCCACCACTTCGCATGGAAAAGGTAATGGCAATGATGCAGTTGTTACTAGAAACAAAGTGAGGGAGACATTGCGTTTGTTCCAGGCTATCTGTAGGAAGCTCTTGCATGAAGACGAAGCAAATTTCAAGGAGCGAGGAAATACTCGTAGGAGGGTTGATTTACAAGCATCAAAGATTCTTAAGGAGAAAGGAAAATATGTCAACATAGGTGAGCGCATTATTGGTTCTGTCCCAGGAGTTGAAGTTGGTGATGAGTTTATTTACAGGGTGGAGCTTAATATTGTTGGCCTGCATCGCCAAATTCAGGGTGGTATAGATTATATGAAACAAGATGGAAAACTCCTTGCGACAAGTATTGTATCATCTGGGGCCTATGACGACGACACAGATAACTCAGATGTCTTGATTTACACGGGTTCTGGAGGCAACATGATGAGTGGAGACAAGGAACCTGAAGATCAGAAGCTTGAGAGAGGTAATCTAGCTTTGAAGAACAGTATGGATGCAAAGAATCCTGTAAGGGTGATTCGTGGTGATTCAAAGGGGGCTGATTCAGTTGATGCAAGAGGGAGGACCTATATCTATGATGGGCTGTATCTGGTGGAGAAGTGCTGGCAGGAAATAGGGTCACATGGTAAGTTGGTGTTTAAGTTTAAGCTCGTTCGAATTCAAGGTCAACCAGAGCTTGCTTGGAATGTAGTGAAGAAgtccaaaaaatttaaagtgCGGGAGGGTGTCTGTGTAGATGATATCTCACAGGGGAAAGAGAAAATTCCCATTTGTGCTGTGAACACCATAAATGATGAGAAGCCTCCACCATTTAAATACACAACTCATATGATATATCCTCATTGGTGCCGCCGTTTGCCTCCCAAGGGCTGTGATTGTATTAATGGATGCTCTGAATCTAGGAAATGTCCTTGTTTGGAAAAGAATGGAGGAGGTATCCCATATAACTATAATGGTGCAATAGTGGAAGCGAAGCCCCTAGTGTATGAGTGTGGTCCTTCTTGCAAGTGTTCTCCTAAATGCTACAATAGAGTCAGTCAGCATGGTATCAAATTTCAGCTTGAAATCTTTAAAACTGAGTCAAGGGGATGGGGCGTGCGATCTTTAAATTCAATTCCTTCAGGAAGTTTTATCTGTGAGTATGCAGGAGAGCTCCTTGAAGAGAAAGAAGCTGAACAAAGAACTGGTAACGATGAGTATTTGTTTGATATTGGAAATCAGTTCAATGACAATTCTCTTTGGGATGGACTTACAACCCTCATGCCTGAAGCACAGTCAGATGCTGTTGTAGAAGTGCAGAACAGTGGCTTCACCATTGATGCAGCACAGTGCGGTAACTTGGGGAGATTCATTAACCACAGTTGCTCCCCAAATCTTTATGCCCAAAATGTTCTTTATGACCATGATGACAAAAGAATTCCTCACATAATGTTCTTTGCTGTCGAGAACATTCCTCCTTTGCAAGAGCTCACCTACCATTACAATTACATGATAGATCAGGTTTTTGACTCCAATGGcaatataaagaagaagagtTGCCATTGTGGCTCTCCAGAGTGCACTGGTAGGATGTATTGA